One stretch of Vespula vulgaris chromosome 20, iyVesVulg1.1, whole genome shotgun sequence DNA includes these proteins:
- the LOC127071073 gene encoding glutamate receptor ionotropic, kainate 5-like isoform X4: protein MQKMTLIVPLEVLSILFLFLPKITSLSEFHTVDVEQTPFIIDICKFYGPKSIIFLYTKSIKEMEMTTTIFKWRRALSREGVASTNLYFSQLQESSYYLKQSIRPYYIALISNPTAINEFSLATSTFDMSSAVWLAIFIYKENDTDYCHNPSGNIFHLKFNTEMMVRCGTENIVREWYSIDTNQIEINDVGTWSLEGGITKIVPDFLYKRRCNLRGLIMRAVVVKGSQFAIKKKNGEIDGIFGRILTALCETLNFRFKIVSEVEEYGEWNPEEKTWSGGIAELYNGRADIFISDFIISKKTLNDVDFTLPLLNFRHILVIREPENLVIQWSSHFSTFTCSVWFSVFGILIFSSIFLVLLKIKYGTGHKIGYLLIDNLLEIWGIFCQQGLVGISHKFSLRIAYFSIFLLVFVFWAAYSAALISFLTSENHVLPFHSLETFVEDGTYHLIPTHGTAFFDKFANSKDPFAEKVMKLMLKEENLPITEFEAFERVR from the exons ATGCAAAAAATGACATTGATTGTGCCATTGGAAGTActgtctattctttttctctttcttccaaaGATTACAAGTTTATCCGAATTTCACACTGTCGATGTCGAACAAACTccttttattatagatatttgcAAATTCTATGGACCgaaatctataatatttttatacaccaAATCGATAAAAg AAATGGAAATGACAACGACCATTTTTAAATGGAGACGGGCACTTTCTCGTGAAGGAGTTGCAAGCACGAATTTGTACTTCTCACAACTGCAAGAATCATCTTACTACTTAAAACAATCTATACGACCGTATTACATAGCACTCATCTCTAATCCCACCGCGATCAATGAGTTCTCTTTAGCAACAAGTACCTTTGACATGTCTTCAGCTGTATGGCTAGCGATATTCATTTACAAGGAAAATGATACCGATTATTGTCACAATCCATCaggtaatatatttcatttaaaatttaacaCCGAAATGATGGTCCGTTGTGGTACGGAAAATATTGTACGAGAATGGTACTCGATCGATACTAATCAAATCGAGATCAATGATGTAGGAACTTGGAGCTTAGAGGGAGGAATCACTAAAATAGTTCCAGATTTTCTTTACAAAAGAAGATGTAATTTACGGGGTTTAATCATGAGAGCTGTTGTAGTTAAG GGTTCACAATtcgcaattaaaaaaaagaatggcgAAATAGACGGTATATTCGGTAGAATATTAACAGCACTTTGTGAGACTCTGAATTTTAGATTCAAAATTGTCTCTGAAGTAGAAGAATATGGAGAATGGAATCCGGAAGAAAAAACTTGGTCCGGAGGAATTGCAGAATTATATAATGGACGTgctgacatttttatttcagattttattatatccaaAAAGACATTGAATGACGTGGACTTCACGCTTCCTCTTTTGAATTTCAGACATATTCTCGTTATTCGAGAACCTGAAAATTTAGTGATTCAATGGTCATCTCACTTTTCA aCATTTACGTGTTCTGTCTGGTTTTCTGTGTttggaatattaattttttcatccatTTTCCTTGTCTTactcaaaataaaatatggaaCCGGTCACAAAATAGGATATTTACTGATCGATAATTTATTGGAGATTTGGGGTATATTTTGTCAACAGGGACTTGTTG GTATCTCTCATAAATTTTCCTTACGAATAGCgtacttttctatatttctcttggTTTTTGTCTTTTGGGCTGCCTATTCAGCTGCTTTGATAAGTTTTTTAACGTCCGAAAATCACGTCTTACCATTTCATTCATTAGAGACCTTCGTTGAAGACGGTACTTATCACCTTATCCCTACTCATGGTACAGCTTTTTTTGATAAGTTTGCA AATTCGAAAGATCCGTTTGCAGAGAAAGTTATGAAATTGatgttaaaagaagaaaatttgccCATTACCGAATTTGAAGCATTTGAAAGAGtacgatga
- the LOC127071073 gene encoding glutamate receptor 2-like isoform X3 gives MQKMTLIVPLEVLSILFLFLPKITSLSEFHTVDVEQTPFIIDICKFYGPKSIIFLYTKSIKEMEMTTTIFKWRRALSREGVASTNLYFSQLQESSYYLKQSIRPYYIALISNPTAINEFSLATSTFDMSSAVWLAIFIYKENDTDYCHNPSGNIFHLKFNTEMMVRCGTENIVREWYSIDTNQIEINDVGTWSLEGGITKIVPDFLYKRRCNLRGLIMRAVVVKGSQFAIKKKNGEIDGIFGRILTALCETLNFRFKIVSEVEEYGEWNPEEKTWSGGIAELYNGRADIFISDFIISKKTLNDVDFTLPLLNFRHILVIREPENLVIQWSSHFSTFTCSVWFSVFGILIFSSIFLVLLKIKYGTGHKIGYLLIDNLLEIWGIFCQQGLVGISHKFSLRIAYFSIFLLVFVFWAAYSAALISFLTSENHVLPFHSLETFVEDGTYHLIPTHGTAFFDKFANSKDPVAEKVLKLTLTNEKLPITELEGFKRICKNRKSTIYRSNELSSIENLNISCNWFVLKQNVEIVLL, from the exons ATGCAAAAAATGACATTGATTGTGCCATTGGAAGTActgtctattctttttctctttcttccaaaGATTACAAGTTTATCCGAATTTCACACTGTCGATGTCGAACAAACTccttttattatagatatttgcAAATTCTATGGACCgaaatctataatatttttatacaccaAATCGATAAAAg AAATGGAAATGACAACGACCATTTTTAAATGGAGACGGGCACTTTCTCGTGAAGGAGTTGCAAGCACGAATTTGTACTTCTCACAACTGCAAGAATCATCTTACTACTTAAAACAATCTATACGACCGTATTACATAGCACTCATCTCTAATCCCACCGCGATCAATGAGTTCTCTTTAGCAACAAGTACCTTTGACATGTCTTCAGCTGTATGGCTAGCGATATTCATTTACAAGGAAAATGATACCGATTATTGTCACAATCCATCaggtaatatatttcatttaaaatttaacaCCGAAATGATGGTCCGTTGTGGTACGGAAAATATTGTACGAGAATGGTACTCGATCGATACTAATCAAATCGAGATCAATGATGTAGGAACTTGGAGCTTAGAGGGAGGAATCACTAAAATAGTTCCAGATTTTCTTTACAAAAGAAGATGTAATTTACGGGGTTTAATCATGAGAGCTGTTGTAGTTAAG GGTTCACAATtcgcaattaaaaaaaagaatggcgAAATAGACGGTATATTCGGTAGAATATTAACAGCACTTTGTGAGACTCTGAATTTTAGATTCAAAATTGTCTCTGAAGTAGAAGAATATGGAGAATGGAATCCGGAAGAAAAAACTTGGTCCGGAGGAATTGCAGAATTATATAATGGACGTgctgacatttttatttcagattttattatatccaaAAAGACATTGAATGACGTGGACTTCACGCTTCCTCTTTTGAATTTCAGACATATTCTCGTTATTCGAGAACCTGAAAATTTAGTGATTCAATGGTCATCTCACTTTTCA aCATTTACGTGTTCTGTCTGGTTTTCTGTGTttggaatattaattttttcatccatTTTCCTTGTCTTactcaaaataaaatatggaaCCGGTCACAAAATAGGATATTTACTGATCGATAATTTATTGGAGATTTGGGGTATATTTTGTCAACAGGGACTTGTTG GTATCTCTCATAAATTTTCCTTACGAATAGCgtacttttctatatttctcttggTTTTTGTCTTTTGGGCTGCCTATTCAGCTGCTTTGATAAGTTTTTTAACGTCCGAAAATCACGTCTTACCATTTCATTCATTAGAGACCTTCGTTGAAGACGGTACTTATCACCTTATCCCTACTCATGGTACAGCTTTTTTTGATAAGTTTGCA AATTCGAAAGATCCGGTTGCTGAGAAGGTATTGAAGTTGACGctaacaaatgaaaaattaccCATTACCGAACTTGAAGGATTTAAAAGA ATTTGTAAAAATCGGAAATCAACAATATACAGGAGTAACGAACTGAGCAGTATAGAAAATCTGAATATTTCATGCAATTGGTTCGTATTGAAACAAAACGTAGAAATAGTTTTGCTATAA
- the LOC127071073 gene encoding glutamate receptor 3-like isoform X2 has translation MQKMTLIVPLEVLSILFLFLPKITSLSEFHTVDVEQTPFIIDICKFYGPKSIIFLYTKSIKEMEMTTTIFKWRRALSREGVASTNLYFSQLQESSYYLKQSIRPYYIALISNPTAINEFSLATSTFDMSSAVWLAIFIYKENDTDYCHNPSGTWSLEGGITKIVPDFLYKRRCNLRGLIMRAVVVKGSQFAIKKKNGEIDGIFGRILTALCETLNFRFKIVSEVEEYGEWNPEEKTWSGGIAELYNGRADIFISDFIISKKTLNDVDFTLPLLNFRHILVIREPENLVIQWSSHFSTFTCSVWFSVFGILIFSSIFLVLLKIKYGTGHKIGYLLIDNLLEIWGIFCQQGLVGISHKFSLRIAYFSIFLLVFVFWAAYSAALISFLTSENHVLPFHSLETFVEDGTYHLIPTHGTAFFDKFANSKDPVAEKVLKLTLTNEKLPITELEGFKRICKNRKLAIYTNDQADRKSNMKLPCNVVRIETGHKNSFAMVLSKYNPFTDIINFQLQKFINNGMMNRLKDTSFKMKSNHMIKHQPVPLISVLSLILFFSIGIVLSTCILIIEKCIFFRK, from the exons ATGCAAAAAATGACATTGATTGTGCCATTGGAAGTActgtctattctttttctctttcttccaaaGATTACAAGTTTATCCGAATTTCACACTGTCGATGTCGAACAAACTccttttattatagatatttgcAAATTCTATGGACCgaaatctataatatttttatacaccaAATCGATAAAAg AAATGGAAATGACAACGACCATTTTTAAATGGAGACGGGCACTTTCTCGTGAAGGAGTTGCAAGCACGAATTTGTACTTCTCACAACTGCAAGAATCATCTTACTACTTAAAACAATCTATACGACCGTATTACATAGCACTCATCTCTAATCCCACCGCGATCAATGAGTTCTCTTTAGCAACAAGTACCTTTGACATGTCTTCAGCTGTATGGCTAGCGATATTCATTTACAAGGAAAATGATACCGATTATTGTCACAATCCATCag GAACTTGGAGCTTAGAGGGAGGAATCACTAAAATAGTTCCAGATTTTCTTTACAAAAGAAGATGTAATTTACGGGGTTTAATCATGAGAGCTGTTGTAGTTAAG GGTTCACAATtcgcaattaaaaaaaagaatggcgAAATAGACGGTATATTCGGTAGAATATTAACAGCACTTTGTGAGACTCTGAATTTTAGATTCAAAATTGTCTCTGAAGTAGAAGAATATGGAGAATGGAATCCGGAAGAAAAAACTTGGTCCGGAGGAATTGCAGAATTATATAATGGACGTgctgacatttttatttcagattttattatatccaaAAAGACATTGAATGACGTGGACTTCACGCTTCCTCTTTTGAATTTCAGACATATTCTCGTTATTCGAGAACCTGAAAATTTAGTGATTCAATGGTCATCTCACTTTTCA aCATTTACGTGTTCTGTCTGGTTTTCTGTGTttggaatattaattttttcatccatTTTCCTTGTCTTactcaaaataaaatatggaaCCGGTCACAAAATAGGATATTTACTGATCGATAATTTATTGGAGATTTGGGGTATATTTTGTCAACAGGGACTTGTTG GTATCTCTCATAAATTTTCCTTACGAATAGCgtacttttctatatttctcttggTTTTTGTCTTTTGGGCTGCCTATTCAGCTGCTTTGATAAGTTTTTTAACGTCCGAAAATCACGTCTTACCATTTCATTCATTAGAGACCTTCGTTGAAGACGGTACTTATCACCTTATCCCTACTCATGGTACAGCTTTTTTTGATAAGTTTGCA AATTCGAAAGATCCGGTTGCTGAGAAGGTATTGAAGTTGACGctaacaaatgaaaaattaccCATTACCGAACTTGAAGGATTTAAAAGA ATTTGTAAAAATCGGAAACTAGCAATTTACACAAATGATCAAGCGGACagaaaaagtaatatgaaACTACCATGCAATGTAGTTCGTATTGAAACAGGACATAAAAACAGTTTTGCTATGGTTTTATCTAAATACAATCCATTTACGGACATCATCAATTTTCA GTTGCAGAAATTTATCAACAATGGTATGATGAATCGGTTAAAGGATACgtcatttaaaatgaaatccAATCATATGATTAAGCATCAACCAGTTCCCCTAATCAGCGTtttatctctcattctcttcttctcaatCGGTATTGTTTTGAGTACTTGCATTCTGATCATAGAAAagtgtattttctttcgtaaatga
- the LOC127071073 gene encoding glutamate receptor ionotropic, delta-2-like isoform X1 — protein sequence MQKMTLIVPLEVLSILFLFLPKITSLSEFHTVDVEQTPFIIDICKFYGPKSIIFLYTKSIKEMEMTTTIFKWRRALSREGVASTNLYFSQLQESSYYLKQSIRPYYIALISNPTAINEFSLATSTFDMSSAVWLAIFIYKENDTDYCHNPSGNIFHLKFNTEMMVRCGTENIVREWYSIDTNQIEINDVGTWSLEGGITKIVPDFLYKRRCNLRGLIMRAVVVKGSQFAIKKKNGEIDGIFGRILTALCETLNFRFKIVSEVEEYGEWNPEEKTWSGGIAELYNGRADIFISDFIISKKTLNDVDFTLPLLNFRHILVIREPENLVIQWSSHFSTFTCSVWFSVFGILIFSSIFLVLLKIKYGTGHKIGYLLIDNLLEIWGIFCQQGLVGISHKFSLRIAYFSIFLLVFVFWAAYSAALISFLTSENHVLPFHSLETFVEDGTYHLIPTHGTAFFDKFANSKDPVAEKVLKLTLTNEKLPITELEGFKRICKNRKLAIYTNDQADRKSNMKLPCNVVRIETGHKNSFAMVLSKYNPFTDIINFQLQKFINNGMMNRLKDTSFKMKSNHMIKHQPVPLISVLSLILFFSIGIVLSTCILIIEKCIFFRK from the exons ATGCAAAAAATGACATTGATTGTGCCATTGGAAGTActgtctattctttttctctttcttccaaaGATTACAAGTTTATCCGAATTTCACACTGTCGATGTCGAACAAACTccttttattatagatatttgcAAATTCTATGGACCgaaatctataatatttttatacaccaAATCGATAAAAg AAATGGAAATGACAACGACCATTTTTAAATGGAGACGGGCACTTTCTCGTGAAGGAGTTGCAAGCACGAATTTGTACTTCTCACAACTGCAAGAATCATCTTACTACTTAAAACAATCTATACGACCGTATTACATAGCACTCATCTCTAATCCCACCGCGATCAATGAGTTCTCTTTAGCAACAAGTACCTTTGACATGTCTTCAGCTGTATGGCTAGCGATATTCATTTACAAGGAAAATGATACCGATTATTGTCACAATCCATCaggtaatatatttcatttaaaatttaacaCCGAAATGATGGTCCGTTGTGGTACGGAAAATATTGTACGAGAATGGTACTCGATCGATACTAATCAAATCGAGATCAATGATGTAGGAACTTGGAGCTTAGAGGGAGGAATCACTAAAATAGTTCCAGATTTTCTTTACAAAAGAAGATGTAATTTACGGGGTTTAATCATGAGAGCTGTTGTAGTTAAG GGTTCACAATtcgcaattaaaaaaaagaatggcgAAATAGACGGTATATTCGGTAGAATATTAACAGCACTTTGTGAGACTCTGAATTTTAGATTCAAAATTGTCTCTGAAGTAGAAGAATATGGAGAATGGAATCCGGAAGAAAAAACTTGGTCCGGAGGAATTGCAGAATTATATAATGGACGTgctgacatttttatttcagattttattatatccaaAAAGACATTGAATGACGTGGACTTCACGCTTCCTCTTTTGAATTTCAGACATATTCTCGTTATTCGAGAACCTGAAAATTTAGTGATTCAATGGTCATCTCACTTTTCA aCATTTACGTGTTCTGTCTGGTTTTCTGTGTttggaatattaattttttcatccatTTTCCTTGTCTTactcaaaataaaatatggaaCCGGTCACAAAATAGGATATTTACTGATCGATAATTTATTGGAGATTTGGGGTATATTTTGTCAACAGGGACTTGTTG GTATCTCTCATAAATTTTCCTTACGAATAGCgtacttttctatatttctcttggTTTTTGTCTTTTGGGCTGCCTATTCAGCTGCTTTGATAAGTTTTTTAACGTCCGAAAATCACGTCTTACCATTTCATTCATTAGAGACCTTCGTTGAAGACGGTACTTATCACCTTATCCCTACTCATGGTACAGCTTTTTTTGATAAGTTTGCA AATTCGAAAGATCCGGTTGCTGAGAAGGTATTGAAGTTGACGctaacaaatgaaaaattaccCATTACCGAACTTGAAGGATTTAAAAGA ATTTGTAAAAATCGGAAACTAGCAATTTACACAAATGATCAAGCGGACagaaaaagtaatatgaaACTACCATGCAATGTAGTTCGTATTGAAACAGGACATAAAAACAGTTTTGCTATGGTTTTATCTAAATACAATCCATTTACGGACATCATCAATTTTCA GTTGCAGAAATTTATCAACAATGGTATGATGAATCGGTTAAAGGATACgtcatttaaaatgaaatccAATCATATGATTAAGCATCAACCAGTTCCCCTAATCAGCGTtttatctctcattctcttcttctcaatCGGTATTGTTTTGAGTACTTGCATTCTGATCATAGAAAagtgtattttctttcgtaaatga